One window of the Nicotiana tabacum cultivar K326 chromosome 4, ASM71507v2, whole genome shotgun sequence genome contains the following:
- the LOC107824921 gene encoding uncharacterized protein LOC107824921, producing the protein MAIGTIFHLVRSHARHLKYRNFQSVYSGRFAALILIYCLAQFSAFRRWLSQSATAQDDNKLSKGPCKGGAAGSEKDGEVVYDGPFSCTINFVKILCLIHFGITVSLSPHLAFAMSPDMNVVLKGAVPSLFILFGAYTTIYYHWTRSPYIHKLRWKPGSDSFDVEMISWRASYIPKTIKFADINERVVTFEANGNLYYVDDKHFHNKALLAKLTPQKPTHE; encoded by the exons ATGGCAATAGGAAccatttttcacttggttagATCTCATGCGAGACATCTAAAATACAGGAATTTCCAGTCAG TTTATTCTGGTAGATTCGCAGCCCTGATACTCATTTATTGCTTAGCTCAATTTTCTGCTTTCAG AAGGTGGCTATCACAGTCTGCAACAGCACAAGATGACAACAAACTTAGCAAAGGGCCTTGTAAAGGAGGAGCAGCAGGAAGTGAAAAGGATGGTGAAGTTGTCTACGATGGTCCTTTCTCATGCACGATCAATTTCGTGAAGATTCTCTGCCTTATACATTTTGGCATCACTGTTTCTCTGAGTCCTCACTTAGCCTTTGCGATGTCTCCTGATATGAATGTGGTGCTAAAGGGAGCAGTTCCatcattatttatattatttggcGCTTATACTACCATTTATTATCACTGGACAAGGAGCCCCTATATTCACAAACTGAGGTGGAAGCCAGGTTCAGATTCTTTTGATGTGGAGATGATATCTTGGCGGGCATCGTATATTCCAAAGACTATTAAATTTGCAGATATCAATGAGCGAGTTGTGACATTTGAGGCCAATGGAAACTTGTATTATGTTGATGATAAGCATTTTCATAATAAGGCGCTATTGGCAAAACTGACCCCTCAGAAACCAACTCATGAGTAA
- the LOC107824922 gene encoding formamidopyrimidine-DNA glycosylase isoform X4 — MPELPEVEAARRAIEDHCVGKKIVKAIIADDPKVIDGVSLDDFRASLEGKTIVAANRKGKNMWIELDSPPFPTFQFGMAGAIYIKGVAVTKYKRSAVKDDDEWPSKYSKVFLELDDGLELSFTDKRRFARVRSLKNPVSVPPISELGPDALLEPMTVDEFYKAFSKKKIGVKALLLDQSFISGIGNWIADEVLYQARIHPMQTASSISKEDCATLLKCIYEVTEFAVEVDADCSRFPSEWSSKKLLKLAQIVVSILLVGFSIPGKRNLARPLLMGRKSSLSRLVAGLQPLCRTYKRWWELNLQKQQVKGSRSKFRESSITIVMVKTRNQKLKRQKLGNQRGSGVGQIIRELLLTRS, encoded by the exons ATGCCGGAGCTTCCGGAGGTAGAGGCAGCTCGAAGAGCCATAGAGGATCACTGCGTAGGCAAGAAAATCGTGAAAGCCATCATCGCCGATGATCCCAAGGTCATCGACGGCGTGTCTCTAGATGATTTCAGAGCCTCTCTTGAGGGCAAAACCATCGTAGCTGCTAATCGCAAGGGAAAAAACATGTGGATTGAGCTCGATTCCCCTCCTTTCCCTACTTTTCAGTTCG GAATGGCGGGTGCTATATACATCAAAGGAGTTGCAGTTACAAAATATAAACG GTCTGCTGTAAAAGACGACGACGAGTGGCCTTCCAAGTATTCAAAGGTTTTCCTTGAG TTGGACGATGGTTTGGAGCTTTCATTTACTGATAAGAGGCGGTTTGCCAGGGTGCGCTCTCTGAAAAAT CCGGTTTCTgttcctccaatatctgaacttGGTCCTGATGCTCTGTTGGAGCCAATGACTGTAGATGAGTTCTATAAAGCTTTCAGCAAGAAGAAGATTGGTGTTAAGGCTTTATTACTTGACCAG AGTTTTATTTCAGGAATTGGCAACTGGATTGCAGATGAAGTGCTATATCAG GCAAGAATCCATCCTATGCAGACTGCTTCTAGCATATCCAAGGAGGACTGTGCAACATTGCTGAAGTGCATCTACGAG GTTACAGAATTTGCGGTTGAAGTAGATGCCGACTGCAGCCGCTTCCCTTCTGAATG GTCGTCGAAAAAGCTGTTGAAGTTGGCGCAGATAGTAGTCAGTATCCTACTAGTTGGATTTTCCATTCCCGGGAAAAGAAACCTGGCAAGGCCTTTGTTGATG GGAAGAAAATCGAGTTTATCACGGCTGGTGGCAGG ACTTCAGCCTTTGTGCCGGACCTACAAAAGATGGTGGGAGCTGAATCTGCAAAAGCAGCAGGTAAAAGGCAGCAGGTCAAAGTTCAGAGAGTCAAGCATAACGATAGTGATGGTGAAGACGAGGAACCAGAAATTGAAGAGGCAGAAGCTGGGAAATCAAAGGGGAAGCGGCGTGGGACAGATAATAAGAGAGCTTCTACTAACAAGAAGTTGA
- the LOC107824922 gene encoding formamidopyrimidine-DNA glycosylase isoform X1: MPELPEVEAARRAIEDHCVGKKIVKAIIADDPKVIDGVSLDDFRASLEGKTIVAANRKGKNMWIELDSPPFPTFQFGMAGAIYIKGVAVTKYKRSAVKDDDEWPSKYSKVFLELDDGLELSFTDKRRFARVRSLKNPVSVPPISELGPDALLEPMTVDEFYKAFSKKKIGVKALLLDQSFISGIGNWIADEVLYQARIHPMQTASSISKEDCATLLKCIYEVVEKAVEVGADSSQYPTSWIFHSREKKPGKAFVDGKKIEFITAGGRTSAFVPDLQKMVGAESAKAAGKRQQVKVQRVKHNDSDGEDEEPEIEEAEAGKSKGKRRGTDNKRASTNKKLKGSNGDNDENDNDNDEGLKNPSEKAKQSRSSKGKGGNQEKKARANMAAKRKLEESGDDEDDDGSEGDDDNEGGKDRKLSSKTQSKGKKTTKRTAEPRQTRNKLSNKHK, from the exons ATGCCGGAGCTTCCGGAGGTAGAGGCAGCTCGAAGAGCCATAGAGGATCACTGCGTAGGCAAGAAAATCGTGAAAGCCATCATCGCCGATGATCCCAAGGTCATCGACGGCGTGTCTCTAGATGATTTCAGAGCCTCTCTTGAGGGCAAAACCATCGTAGCTGCTAATCGCAAGGGAAAAAACATGTGGATTGAGCTCGATTCCCCTCCTTTCCCTACTTTTCAGTTCG GAATGGCGGGTGCTATATACATCAAAGGAGTTGCAGTTACAAAATATAAACG GTCTGCTGTAAAAGACGACGACGAGTGGCCTTCCAAGTATTCAAAGGTTTTCCTTGAG TTGGACGATGGTTTGGAGCTTTCATTTACTGATAAGAGGCGGTTTGCCAGGGTGCGCTCTCTGAAAAAT CCGGTTTCTgttcctccaatatctgaacttGGTCCTGATGCTCTGTTGGAGCCAATGACTGTAGATGAGTTCTATAAAGCTTTCAGCAAGAAGAAGATTGGTGTTAAGGCTTTATTACTTGACCAG AGTTTTATTTCAGGAATTGGCAACTGGATTGCAGATGAAGTGCTATATCAG GCAAGAATCCATCCTATGCAGACTGCTTCTAGCATATCCAAGGAGGACTGTGCAACATTGCTGAAGTGCATCTACGAG GTCGTCGAAAAAGCTGTTGAAGTTGGCGCAGATAGTAGTCAGTATCCTACTAGTTGGATTTTCCATTCCCGGGAAAAGAAACCTGGCAAGGCCTTTGTTGATG GGAAGAAAATCGAGTTTATCACGGCTGGTGGCAGG ACTTCAGCCTTTGTGCCGGACCTACAAAAGATGGTGGGAGCTGAATCTGCAAAAGCAGCAGGTAAAAGGCAGCAGGTCAAAGTTCAGAGAGTCAAGCATAACGATAGTGATGGTGAAGACGAGGAACCAGAAATTGAAGAGGCAGAAGCTGGGAAATCAAAGGGGAAGCGGCGTGGGACAGATAATAAGAGAGCTTCTACTAACAAGAAGTTGAAGGGAAGCAACGGTGACAATGAtgaaaatgataatgataatgatgaaGGTCTAAAGAATCCTTCTGAAAAAGCAAAACAAAGTAGGAGCTCCAAGGGAAAAGGTGGTAATCAAGAGAAGAAAGCCAGAGCAAATATGGCTGCAAAAAGAAAACTAGAGGAAAGTggtgatgatgaagatgatgacgGTAGTGAGGGTGATGATGATAATGAAGGGGGCAAGGATCGCAAGCTTTCTAGTAAAACACAATCAAAGGGGAAGAAGACCACCAAGCGAACGGCTGAACCAAGGCAGACTAGGAATAAGCTGTCCAATAAGCACAAGTAA
- the LOC107824922 gene encoding formamidopyrimidine-DNA glycosylase isoform X3, with product MPELPEVEAARRAIEDHCVGKKIVKAIIADDPKVIDGVSLDDFRASLEGKTIVAANRKGKNMWIELDSPPFPTFQFGMAGAIYIKGVAVTKYKRSAVKDDDEWPSKYSKVFLELDDGLELSFTDKRRFARVRSLKNPVSVPPISELGPDALLEPMTVDEFYKAFSKKKIGVKALLLDQSFISGIGNWIADEVLYQARIHPMQTASSISKEDCATLLKCIYEVTEFAVEVDADCSRFPSEWLFHYRWGKKPGKVNGEIIFHMHPHFDIQLYAHRSSKKLLKLAQIVVSILLVGFSIPGKRNLARPLLMGRKSSLSRLVAGLQPLCRTYKRWWELNLQKQQVKGSRSKFRESSITIVMVKTRNQKLKRQKLGNQRGSGVGQIIRELLLTRS from the exons ATGCCGGAGCTTCCGGAGGTAGAGGCAGCTCGAAGAGCCATAGAGGATCACTGCGTAGGCAAGAAAATCGTGAAAGCCATCATCGCCGATGATCCCAAGGTCATCGACGGCGTGTCTCTAGATGATTTCAGAGCCTCTCTTGAGGGCAAAACCATCGTAGCTGCTAATCGCAAGGGAAAAAACATGTGGATTGAGCTCGATTCCCCTCCTTTCCCTACTTTTCAGTTCG GAATGGCGGGTGCTATATACATCAAAGGAGTTGCAGTTACAAAATATAAACG GTCTGCTGTAAAAGACGACGACGAGTGGCCTTCCAAGTATTCAAAGGTTTTCCTTGAG TTGGACGATGGTTTGGAGCTTTCATTTACTGATAAGAGGCGGTTTGCCAGGGTGCGCTCTCTGAAAAAT CCGGTTTCTgttcctccaatatctgaacttGGTCCTGATGCTCTGTTGGAGCCAATGACTGTAGATGAGTTCTATAAAGCTTTCAGCAAGAAGAAGATTGGTGTTAAGGCTTTATTACTTGACCAG AGTTTTATTTCAGGAATTGGCAACTGGATTGCAGATGAAGTGCTATATCAG GCAAGAATCCATCCTATGCAGACTGCTTCTAGCATATCCAAGGAGGACTGTGCAACATTGCTGAAGTGCATCTACGAG GTTACAGAATTTGCGGTTGAAGTAGATGCCGACTGCAGCCGCTTCCCTTCTGAATGGTTGTTTCATTACCGATGGGGCAAAAAGCCTGGAAAAGTTAATGGTGAGATAATTTTCCATATGCACCCTCATTTTGACATACAATTGTATGCACACAGGTCGTCGAAAAAGCTGTTGAAGTTGGCGCAGATAGTAGTCAGTATCCTACTAGTTGGATTTTCCATTCCCGGGAAAAGAAACCTGGCAAGGCCTTTGTTGATG GGAAGAAAATCGAGTTTATCACGGCTGGTGGCAGG ACTTCAGCCTTTGTGCCGGACCTACAAAAGATGGTGGGAGCTGAATCTGCAAAAGCAGCAGGTAAAAGGCAGCAGGTCAAAGTTCAGAGAGTCAAGCATAACGATAGTGATGGTGAAGACGAGGAACCAGAAATTGAAGAGGCAGAAGCTGGGAAATCAAAGGGGAAGCGGCGTGGGACAGATAATAAGAGAGCTTCTACTAACAAGAAGTTGA
- the LOC107821953 gene encoding VQ motif-containing protein 11-like, whose protein sequence is MASSSTNNPNGSDPNSSTPNTTFVQADPSNFRAVVQRLTGATQDSSSVKLPVTGSGPAGPPRRPAFKLHERRQMSARKLEIMLNNGGCNGPPVGFSAGPLLSPSSSSSSLTRKRSFLASPVSPLEMLTRGSPRTPRSPMEEEEKAIAEKGFYLHPSPLSTPRGSEPPELLPLFPLQSPTARNDSSSSY, encoded by the coding sequence ATGGCTTCTTCTTCTACCAATAATCCTAACGGGTCCGACCCAAATTCATCAACACCCAATACAACTTTCGTCCAAGCTGACCCGTCAAATTTCCGGGCCGTTGTTCAAAGACTCACTGGCGCAACCCAAGACTCGTCCTCTGTTAAGCTCCCTGTTACTGGGTCCGGACCAGCTGGGCCACCTCGGCGACCGGCGTTTAAGCTGCACGAGCGGAGGCAAATGAGTGCACGAAAGCTCGAGATCATGCTCAACAATGGGGGTTGTAATGGGCCGCCTGTGGGCTTCAGTGCCGGCCCACTTTtatcaccttcttcttcttcttcttctttaactAGGAAGAGAAGCTTTTTGGCTTCGCCGGTTTCACCACTAGAAATGCTGACACGTGGCAGCCCAAGAACTCCGAGATCACCAATGGAGGAAGAAGAAAAAGCCATTGCTGAAAAAGGATTTTATTTGCATCCAAGTCCACTTAGTACTCCTAGAGGCTCTGAACCTCCTGAACTCTTGCCTTTGTTTCCACTTCAGTCCCCAACTGCTAGAAATGATTCATCATCTTCTTATTGA
- the LOC107824922 gene encoding formamidopyrimidine-DNA glycosylase isoform X2 — translation MPELPEVEAARRAIEDHCVGKKIVKAIIADDPKVIDGVSLDDFRASLEGKTIVAANRKGKNMWIELDSPPFPTFQFGMAGAIYIKGVAVTKYKRSAVKDDDEWPSKYSKVFLELDDGLELSFTDKRRFARVRSLKNPVSVPPISELGPDALLEPMTVDEFYKAFSKKKIGVKALLLDQSFISGIGNWIADEVLYQARIHPMQTASSISKEDCATLLKCIYEVTEFAVEVDADCSRFPSEWLFHYRWGKKPGKVNGKKIEFITAGGRTSAFVPDLQKMVGAESAKAAGKRQQVKVQRVKHNDSDGEDEEPEIEEAEAGKSKGKRRGTDNKRASTNKKLKGSNGDNDENDNDNDEGLKNPSEKAKQSRSSKGKGGNQEKKARANMAAKRKLEESGDDEDDDGSEGDDDNEGGKDRKLSSKTQSKGKKTTKRTAEPRQTRNKLSNKHK, via the exons ATGCCGGAGCTTCCGGAGGTAGAGGCAGCTCGAAGAGCCATAGAGGATCACTGCGTAGGCAAGAAAATCGTGAAAGCCATCATCGCCGATGATCCCAAGGTCATCGACGGCGTGTCTCTAGATGATTTCAGAGCCTCTCTTGAGGGCAAAACCATCGTAGCTGCTAATCGCAAGGGAAAAAACATGTGGATTGAGCTCGATTCCCCTCCTTTCCCTACTTTTCAGTTCG GAATGGCGGGTGCTATATACATCAAAGGAGTTGCAGTTACAAAATATAAACG GTCTGCTGTAAAAGACGACGACGAGTGGCCTTCCAAGTATTCAAAGGTTTTCCTTGAG TTGGACGATGGTTTGGAGCTTTCATTTACTGATAAGAGGCGGTTTGCCAGGGTGCGCTCTCTGAAAAAT CCGGTTTCTgttcctccaatatctgaacttGGTCCTGATGCTCTGTTGGAGCCAATGACTGTAGATGAGTTCTATAAAGCTTTCAGCAAGAAGAAGATTGGTGTTAAGGCTTTATTACTTGACCAG AGTTTTATTTCAGGAATTGGCAACTGGATTGCAGATGAAGTGCTATATCAG GCAAGAATCCATCCTATGCAGACTGCTTCTAGCATATCCAAGGAGGACTGTGCAACATTGCTGAAGTGCATCTACGAG GTTACAGAATTTGCGGTTGAAGTAGATGCCGACTGCAGCCGCTTCCCTTCTGAATGGTTGTTTCATTACCGATGGGGCAAAAAGCCTGGAAAAGTTAATG GGAAGAAAATCGAGTTTATCACGGCTGGTGGCAGG ACTTCAGCCTTTGTGCCGGACCTACAAAAGATGGTGGGAGCTGAATCTGCAAAAGCAGCAGGTAAAAGGCAGCAGGTCAAAGTTCAGAGAGTCAAGCATAACGATAGTGATGGTGAAGACGAGGAACCAGAAATTGAAGAGGCAGAAGCTGGGAAATCAAAGGGGAAGCGGCGTGGGACAGATAATAAGAGAGCTTCTACTAACAAGAAGTTGAAGGGAAGCAACGGTGACAATGAtgaaaatgataatgataatgatgaaGGTCTAAAGAATCCTTCTGAAAAAGCAAAACAAAGTAGGAGCTCCAAGGGAAAAGGTGGTAATCAAGAGAAGAAAGCCAGAGCAAATATGGCTGCAAAAAGAAAACTAGAGGAAAGTggtgatgatgaagatgatgacgGTAGTGAGGGTGATGATGATAATGAAGGGGGCAAGGATCGCAAGCTTTCTAGTAAAACACAATCAAAGGGGAAGAAGACCACCAAGCGAACGGCTGAACCAAGGCAGACTAGGAATAAGCTGTCCAATAAGCACAAGTAA